Below is a window of Dictyostelium discoideum AX4 chromosome 1 chromosome, whole genome shotgun sequence DNA.
ACTGGAATGACCAAGTTTTGATTACCTTGTTTCCTTTCTTGAGAGAGGCACCTGCACCTGATTCTGAGGCATCGGTTGTAAGAACATAGTCGTAACTTGGAAACAGACTGATTTCTTTTCCATTCCATTGGTTTAGAACTGTTAACACGTTGGAGTAAAAAACGCGCTTTGAATAACGGTTTGGAAGTACTTGTTCGATGGCATCGTCTAATAACAAGTCTTGTACTTCCTTTGTGATGCAATCTGATTTCGGACCCTCTGGAATTGAAATCGGAATTGGGTTTAGCATCGGCTTGAAGTTTGGAAGCAGATGGACTTTTAATCCATTTACGACCTCTTGACAAAAGTTTGGAAGACCCAATTTTTTCCAAACTTGTTTGTGGTGGAACAGACGTCCACCTACTGGTAAGTTTACTTCTTGTTCTTCTGAAAACGGTTGTTGGTACCGTTGGCAGACTTGGTATTGTTGCTACCTGATGCAACATTACTTGGTGATCCATTGAAGTTGTTAGATCGGCCATTACTCCCACTACTGgatttactattactactgtTTCCTGTAGTGTTATTACCACTTGAGTTAACTAATTTCTTGGCATTGGGCTTGgaatgataattcaattttaacaatGATTATTTTGCTTCGTTGTTCTTTCTGATTGACTTGGCTAGCTTTCTTACACGTTCAGTTTCAGTTTCATCAAACATCTTTGGTGTATCCTTGATCTTAATTGGTAAGAGTACTTCAGAACCATAGATTTCTTTAGCGATGTTTTTACGACGGACACGACTAAGCGATGCTTGAGCATTAACGGCTAAGATGATTGTACTCTGAGTTAAGTAACTAATAAGTTCTACATCGACATTAGAGCTATCAGATGATAACATACTTGACATGAGAAGCAAAGGTTTCAAGCTATCGTTGATTCGCTTTTCAACAATCAACAAGTCAGTATCATTGTTCTTGACGTTGGATGATACAGTAATACCTTCAGGTGTACCGAATGGAGCGACATTCACTTGGAAGTTAGATGTCTGACTCTAGCCAACGGAGATTGGGATCAATCATTCCCCATTCTCCAAGAGGTCAAGTCAGAGATTTCACATTGGTTAACAGTTCTAAACCAATGGAATGGAAAAGAAATCAGTCTGTTTCCAAGTTACGACTATGTTCTTACAACCGATGCCTCGGAATCAGGTGCAGGTGCCACTCTCAAGAAAGGAAACAAGGTAATCAAAACTTGGTCATTCCAGAGGTCAATAACTCAATCAAACATGTCGTCAAATCGTCGAGAAATGCTCGCGCTGTTAATGGCTTATCAAGCGCTATGTCGGAAACTGAACAACTGCAAGCTGAAGATTCAAACCGACAACACTACCACTCTCTCATACATCAATCGCCAGGGTGGTCAAATACAAGATCTCTCAGTTCTGTTCGAACAACTTTGGAAACAATGCCTCAAGAAGAAAGTGAACTTGATTGGAGAGCATATTCCAGGATTCTTCAATGTAAAAGCCGACCACCTCAGCCGTCTTTCAGAGATGAATCACAAATCATCGACCAGAGTAATCAAGAGTTACAACTGGCAACTGAAGAAGGAAGTGTTCAATCGCATACAACTTCAATTCGGTCAAATACAGATGGATCTGTTCGCATCTCACCTCAACCATCAAACGAACAACTATTCAACAATCAGAATGAATGCACTCCACCTCGATTGGAGTCAATGGAAGCAATGTCTAGCCTTCCCACCACCCATTCTTTTGCCTTCTATCCTGGAGAAGATGAACTCATACAGTTCGAAGAAGGTTTCTATAATACTGATCTTCCCAATCTGGAGATCAGCAACTTGGTATCCGATGATTCAAGCACAAGTTCCTCGTCATCATCGTCACATGTTTCCTCAAGTACTGGGAACATTTCAAGAAGTATTGATCAAACAATCAGTAGAGTCGATACCAATCCAGATTCAACAACGTTGGAAACTGGGGATTATTCAACTTTCCAATCTCATGTAATGTCCTTCGCTCgtacaacaaatacaaaaacAGCTGAGCTGTTAATGAAGTCTTGGGAACCTTCCACTCTCAAAGTATATAGCTCCAGTTATACAAGATTCCTCAATTTCTGTACTTTGAACTCTTTGAATCCAGCAAACATTACCTTAGTTGTTTTCATGGATTATCTTACACATCTTGTTCAAACACAAACCTCCGTAAGCCTTCTCAACAATTAATGGTCATCGCTCTATGTTGAATCAGTTGTTACTCCTTAGGAATCAAACTGATATTGTTAATGCTCCATTCATTACAAGAATTATGACTGGTATTCACAAATTGCGCCCTTCATCTGCAAAGTATAAAGAGATATGGGATGCAAATCAAGTATTCAAGCACTTATCTACTATCAAAGTTATCCCTAAGTACACATACACTGCGCTATTAAACAAGACACTTGTACTCTGTAAAATGTTTGGTTTAGCAAGATCATCAGACTTGGTGAAGTGGTCGTTCAAAGGTCTCATTATTTCTCTTGACTCAATCAAAGGTCCAGTTATTAATGCTAAAGAACAAAGAATTGGTGTTGTTTCAATCTTAGAATTAACTTCGTTAGATGATACTAACTCTCAAGTATGCCCTGTTCGCCACCTTGCAACATACCTTAGAGCTTCTAAAGGAAGAAGAAAGCCCCATTCGGGTGACTCTGTCTTTATTAAGAATGAGGGTGAACCGCTCCAAGTTAATGATATTAACTCAATTGTACTATCAACACTCTCAAAGTCAGGTATTGATATTGCCAAGTTCAAATCTCACTCTACCCGTTCCGCTATGGCTTCTCTGCTGTTGTCCAATAACGTTCCGTTCCACTTTGTCAAGAAGATGGGTCGTTGGAAATCAAACGATACTGTAGATACCTTCTACGATAAAAGAATCATTGGTGAAAAATCTGGGTTTCTTAAATACTGTCGTCCAAAtttcataatatatatatatatatatgataatataaattaaaaatttaatttattaaattatattttatattaaatatatatatatatattagtcCCATCCCACCAGCCCTTAGTCGGAATTCcataaatcaaattgtttttagTTTTCAGTGCCACTATTTATacgtttttattttcttaaaaatttcgcaaaactcaaaaaaataagagtTTTCGACCCTTCACAACTTTGTGCATAGTGTCGGTTCGgaatttttcagtttttcGACCTTGCGCAATGATCGCGTCATTGTGCCGATTcgaaatttttacttttcttttgaaaattttttattcttcgaatgttctagaacattctaaaaaattatcttaaatatttgggaaattcaaataaataaatgttattcataatatatatatatatatttaatataaaatataatttaataaattaaatttttaatttaaatcattttcatcaaaagAGTAactatataatttaaaacatatAGTTACCAATTGTtccataattaaaaaatcatcatttgatatttgctttttaattgatattaaaaggTAATATAATATTGATCTACTCTCTCTTCCTTTCCTTGTTTTATTTGCAAATAGTGAAATTGATGGTTTTGGTTTgttatctattatttttgcattttttaaattatttaaaaaatttgcaattttatttttatatttatcaaaaatgTAATATAAACATCTTTGTGCGACacctaataaaatattatgtaATATGTCTGGTtgtgtttttaaataattaatggaCAAAGGTTCGACCCACCCTCTGCCCACACCTTTGATACCAATatcttttgcttttttttcccatattttttttaattctatatCAGCATTTAATTCAGCATAATTTGGTTTGGTGGAGTGAAAATTTGTAATATCTTCTTGTTTTGTTAATGTACCTGAATGgcaaataaataaaccatCTCTTGGTTTGTCACATGTGTGACATGCatattcatttgaattatgTCCATTAAGTTTACACGATGCTCTAAATTCTGGAATATCCATTGTCAGTCCAAACGGTATAACATCTATttgttcattttcaataattaaattaaagcCATTAccaaaaaagatgaaaacaATGCCCTAATTGTTTGATGAAAATTAAGTAACCAATCATTTGGtacttcaaataataataatttattatttttaaattcatttccaATATAATTTTCTATATCCAGCATTATAGTATAATCTTTCTTGTTTTGACACTGCATACTATCAGTGAATATTCTAagtaaaacaattttatttttatttttattttttaaatctttaaattgttgaccacttttataatttgtatAAATTCCAGTTTCAAAATCTGTATCAAAATCTTttctttcaaaaaattgctttgattatttgtaataattttactttgttcatttttacattttttggTGTTGAAATGTCCATTTCCATGATAAAATTGTTTATAAGAACGGTAATATGCAAGACAAAATGGACATATATTTTTATGCATAatataatgaataaaaatatttttaaaattctttaatttttctcTGCAATTAATGCATGATatgttatttaaattcattttgtttGCTGggtggaaattaaaaataatttttttttttttttttttcattttattcaaattttagcAATATAGCATTAAAATAACATAATATAAAACCCAAGGCAACTGAAACACTTATTtatgattaattaataaaaataataataatagaattcAATTGCCACTGAAACAAAtgaataaagaattaaaattaatttggttatctttttagtttttttttttttaattttcttaattttttttttttttttttttaataaatttgaaataaatagtgtaataattgatttgaaatgcatttaaaatgtattttaaaaaatgtaattaataaaagcttaaaaaagattattaagtaattttaaattacattaaaaataacttttttaaatttattataaattgattaaaacatTAGTTAAAACgctttataataaatttaaaatgtcatttttaatttaattttaaatgaccttaaaaatatttttaaaattacctttttaaAAAGCATCACTAAAGCCAatttaaagcaaatttaaattgaatttgctTTAAATTGGCTTTAAAAATGCATTTTTCTTCGCTTTGTAACGTAAAAATTAGCATTTTAATCTCTTTAAAAGCGAGGTCCGGATTTCGAAGCCGTTATTTAACggataaatattttaaattttttttttgaatttttgtaAACTATATTAggaataaaaatgaaaataaaaataaaaaaaaaatattctaaAAGAATTACAAACCTTTTTAAATGGCaatgttctttttttttattggcaatggtttatatatatatattttttttttttagattttctAGATTTTCTAGATTTTACATATTATTCTTTATTGGACCTTTCTgtgaataattgaattaattatgaacaaaaaaagttatttttaaaaagatagaGTTACCCCGATCAATCTTTTCAcgaataatttttcatttttcatattattttttttttaaatttttttcatttattcacaattaaaataaaaaatataataaataaataaataaaataaatagtatGATTgacaaaaaaatcaaaaataccGGGACTCAAATAaaggatttattttttatatgtagtttttttttttttaagttcttttttttttcaagttcattttatttttatattttgtttatttctCTATAAATAcaaccaaatttaaatatacgATAGGTCTTAACaaatattgtttaatattatttaaaatttttgttttaaataatgtgttttattaaaaaaaaaaaaaaaaaaaacatatgaaaagtgaaaaatttttcaaaaaaaaataaacttttcgAAATAACTGAATTTATTCCGGGATAACTCgatctttttcaaaataactTTATAtagaattaattcaattatccACTGATAGGtccattttaataatgaattaattctaattttttttttttttttataattattattcgtatttctataattaaaaacatgaattttattattcttattatataattaattttttaatgatttcatatttgatttttgttattaatactgtttaattttatacgACTTGAATGAAAAGTGTTTTgtgaattataaattttttttttttattttaatttttttcaattttttaaaatatatttttttttttttttggctaATAATTCCTTTCttgaaaattttaactttttttggtttttgagGGGAGTCATGTTTTAGGGATCTTAGGATGATCTGTTTGTTATGTTGAATTTTGATTGGAGACAACATGGGTACAATGACATTATCTGGATGGTTTGAAAGTGTTTGAGTGACAATTGCTGGTGTATTTGATGGTTTCTGAGTGGCAATTGCTGGTGGATTTGATGGTGCTTGAATAACAATGGTTGGTGTATATGATGGTGCTCGAGTAACAATGAATGGTGGATTTGATGGTGCTATGGTAACAATGGTTGGTGAATTTGATGGTGTTTGAGAGACAATATCTGGTGGATTTAAAGTCTGAAcaaaagatgatgatgttttTGAAGTTGGTGGTTGTTGCAAAGCATTTGTCAAATGATGAATATTGGATATATGTTCAATAGATGACACAAGTTGACGAGCAACATTCAAAGAAGGATTACAGGTAACagatttttaaataacatATTGGGGTATAGTAAGTAAACCTAATTCTTTCCTTAATTGGTTAATTAATGTTGGAGATGTCACATTACCATCCATCAATTTCAAACATtcatgttttaatttttcatttttaaaggTATGGAAACAAGGATTTGCTTCATtaggtaaattattattcaatacattaattttggaaaaaaagtctaaaacttttaaagGATCATCTTGAATCGCGATTGcattaaaattgtaattattaaGATCATACCCAATTTTCTTtgtaaaagaaaataatatctcAACAACTTTTCTATGGTTTGATAGGTGCAAATTTGATGTAAAAGAAGTTAAATCGtttgaatcatttgaatcgtttgaatcatttaaatcattgtACTGTGGTTTAAAATCATGGATTCTTTCCTTTGCTTGATTATAATGAACTAATTTATTTGGTCCAATACATATCGGTTTTTTGTTTGTTATTACACAGCGAAGAAAAAACCACCTTTAAATTcgctttaaattaaatttaaatttgctttaaagTCCTGAATTAAagcaattttaaaggtaattttaaggtaatttttaaggttactttaaaatcaccttaaaaattacctttaaaattacctttaaaattacctttttaaTGGCTTTAAAAGCGAGGTCCTGAGTTCGAAGCCGTTATTTAAcggataaattttttaaaattttttttttaatttttcaaaaattaccaaaaggGATTCGATCCCCCGACCCTCTATCAAAGGGTAGTCTCATCAACCATTACACCATTTGATTGCTttgatgaaaaatttaaaaatgatagaaTATTTTatccccattttttttttctaaaattagatcttttttattaaaaaccttaaatttatgtttaaaggaaatttaaattcactttAAATCTACTTTAAATATACTTTAAAtcctatttaaaattaatttaaaataaattttaaaggtatttttaaatatcttaaaaattatcttaaaaattaccttaaaaattacctttaaaatcacctttaaaatcacctttaaaattgcttaaaaatttattttaaagcaaattttaaaggcatttttaaatatcttaaaaattaccttaaaaattaccttaaaaatgaattttttaaacgcggctttaaattcaatttaaatccaatttaaatcaacttttctttaaatttgctttaaagGTGCATTTTTCTTTGCTGTGTAATAACATCCTCTAGAAATTGTATCCTATAggttttttattgttttgatCATCATTATGTATTTCAATAATCTTGTTCTTTACCaatgttttctttttatttaatgtttcTAATAAAAACCTGtatcaccaattttaaattgtttttttgttgattttgatgaccaattgttattatatttttcaatatttttaagaATAATTTCTTGTCTTTGTTTATATGATATATCTGGTATACTAACTAACATTTTTCTCCTATATTTACATGAAATCCATTATCTAATGTAGCtgtttgaaataataataataactgcATTTGCATTATTTGACCcttcaattattattgttaaaatttcgattttacaaaattataatttaaatgttagagtaagttttttttttaaaaaaaaaaaaaataataataattaatataaataacaaaaaaaaaaaaaaaaaaagaaataataaaaagttatctaattttcattttttatttttttttataatttcaaaaaaaaaaaaaaagagatgggaaacaatttataaaaaatcttttttataaattttaagaGTACTCTTCCTTATGAAAAAGTAGTCCAATACCACGCCAAAAACCTAGCAGCTGCTCAAAGGCTACAAACCGCCCAGCAAGTCAACCTCCATACCACCAAAAGACTATTTGAAGATACTGACGATCTCACTCAATCCCTCAAGCAAACATTAACAAAGAAGCGTAAGGAGCTAGAC
It encodes the following:
- a CDS encoding hypothetical protein (Slime mold (D.discoideum) transposon DIRS-1, complete, clone SB41); this translates as MLSSDSSNVDVELISYLTQSTIILAVNAQASLSRVRRKNIAKEIYGSEVLLPIKIKDTPKMFDETETERVRKLAKSIRKNNEAK
- a CDS encoding hypothetical protein (Slime mold (D.discoideum) transposon DIRS-1, complete, clone SB41), which produces MSDSSQRRLGSIIPHSPRGQVRDFTLVNSSKPMEWKRNQSVSKLRLCSYNRCLGIRCRCHSQERKQGNQNLVIPEVNNSIKHVVKSSRNARAVNGLSSAMSETEQLQAEDSNRQHYHSLIHQSPGWSNTRSLSSVRTTLETMPQEESELDWRAYSRILQCKSRPPQPSFRDESQIIDQSNQELQLATEEGSVQSHTTSIRSNTDGSVRISPQPSNEQLFNNQNECTPPRLESMEAMSSLPTTHSFAFYPGEDELIQFEEGFYNTDLPNLEISNLVSDDSSTSSSSSSSHVSSSTGNISRSIDQTISRVDTNPDSTTLETGDYSTFQSHVMSFARTTNTKTAELLMKSWEPSTLKVYSSSYTRFLNFCTLNSLNPANITLVVFMDYLTHLLLLLRNQTDIVNAPFITRIMTGIHKLRPSSAKYKEIWDANQVFKHLSTIKVIPKYTYTALLNKTLVLCKMFGLARSSDLVKWSFKGLIISLDSIKGPVINAKEQRIGVVSILELTSLDDTNSQVCPVRHLATYLRASKGRRKPHSGDSVFIKNEGEPLQVNDINSIVLSTLSKSGIDIAKFKSHSTRSAMASLLLSNNVPFHFVKKMGRWKSNDTVDTFYDKRIIGEKSGPIPPALSRNSINQIVFSFQCHYLYVFIFLKISQNSKK